A DNA window from Fibrobacter sp. UWR3 contains the following coding sequences:
- a CDS encoding carbohydrate-binding domain-containing protein, with protein MKLGLLAFPAIGVSLGLVACSEDAGTNPNVDSGALNPVEISSSSDFLGAGFPGVELSSSSFFMPGVELSSSSIAGPGFGISSSSFVWPGPVVSSSSVVIPGGNNPGNESGDDENDNEDSRTLDGSQILLKLAGTSATVENNNGCVEVADKVATITCPGAYYVTGESSDFQVVVNTPGAENEGNTGIYLHNATTKSSNSPILVKNADKTVIHLVKGTTNVVEDGNGNHLFTKVNGAQDTSKAAIYSRDDLNIKGAGTLTVKGKFKNGIQCSNDLKIKNGNITVEAEENAIKGKGSLQISGGVLNVTAKKGDGLESDECEEAGGACKDTVAGKGIVEISGGNITIKAGDDGIQAANYILVNDSAEASTIKVTSTGKGMVATKFIYVNGGDINVTADDDAMHTKWRVYMNAGNVTVSSKDDGIHADSALYLKGSTINVVTASEGLEAYRIFAEGGITSTFATNDGWNGAGGPKENVGQYAAFSESGGHIVVSGGYHYISAKGDMIDVFDANGSGKMTGGVLILEITGQSYENQGGFNFGGWGGGGMGGGMGGGSGGCSSNMAGGLIDTDAGFEITGGVLLAFGNYSTDLPKCATVTYNNSSYYGSNNAAFKPTYQGNAIIYGGSVQSVTQVNTAGMQELKFPNGVSYMYK; from the coding sequence ATGAAATTAGGGCTTTTGGCGTTTCCCGCCATTGGAGTCTCGTTGGGTCTTGTAGCCTGTTCCGAAGATGCGGGCACGAATCCGAATGTCGATAGTGGGGCCTTGAACCCTGTGGAAATTTCTTCTAGCAGCGATTTCCTGGGGGCAGGTTTCCCCGGCGTAGAACTTTCCAGTTCCAGTTTCTTCATGCCCGGCGTTGAACTTTCCAGTTCGAGTATTGCTGGCCCCGGCTTTGGCATCTCCAGTTCAAGCTTCGTATGGCCCGGCCCGGTTGTCTCTAGCTCGAGCGTCGTGATTCCCGGTGGCAACAATCCCGGCAACGAGAGCGGCGACGACGAGAACGACAACGAGGATTCAAGGACGTTGGATGGCTCGCAGATTCTCCTGAAGCTTGCGGGCACATCGGCCACGGTTGAAAACAACAACGGCTGTGTCGAAGTTGCAGACAAAGTTGCAACCATTACTTGCCCGGGCGCCTACTATGTAACAGGAGAATCTTCCGATTTTCAGGTGGTCGTAAACACTCCGGGCGCCGAGAACGAGGGCAATACCGGCATCTATCTCCATAACGCGACCACCAAGAGTTCCAATTCCCCCATCCTCGTGAAGAATGCCGACAAGACGGTGATTCACCTGGTGAAGGGGACCACCAACGTGGTCGAAGACGGCAACGGGAATCACTTGTTCACGAAGGTCAACGGCGCGCAGGATACTTCGAAGGCTGCAATCTATTCCCGCGACGACTTGAACATCAAGGGCGCAGGCACCCTGACCGTCAAGGGCAAGTTCAAGAACGGCATCCAGTGCAGCAATGACCTCAAAATCAAGAACGGCAACATCACTGTCGAGGCTGAAGAAAACGCCATCAAGGGCAAGGGAAGTCTCCAGATTTCGGGCGGTGTCTTGAACGTGACCGCCAAGAAGGGCGACGGACTCGAAAGCGACGAATGCGAAGAGGCGGGTGGCGCCTGCAAGGATACGGTTGCCGGCAAGGGCATCGTGGAAATCTCCGGCGGAAACATCACCATCAAGGCGGGTGACGACGGCATCCAGGCGGCAAACTACATTCTTGTGAACGATTCTGCCGAAGCCTCCACCATCAAGGTGACTTCTACCGGCAAGGGAATGGTCGCCACGAAGTTCATCTATGTGAACGGGGGCGATATCAATGTGACCGCCGATGACGATGCAATGCATACAAAATGGCGTGTCTACATGAATGCGGGCAACGTGACGGTCAGTTCGAAGGATGACGGCATTCACGCCGATTCTGCCCTGTACCTGAAGGGCTCTACAATCAACGTGGTTACCGCTAGCGAAGGCCTGGAAGCCTACAGGATTTTTGCGGAAGGCGGAATCACTTCGACATTTGCTACAAACGACGGCTGGAACGGCGCCGGTGGCCCGAAGGAAAACGTGGGCCAGTACGCTGCGTTCAGCGAGAGCGGTGGCCATATTGTCGTTAGCGGCGGCTACCACTACATCAGCGCGAAGGGCGACATGATCGACGTGTTCGACGCGAACGGTTCCGGAAAGATGACCGGCGGCGTGCTGATTCTCGAAATCACTGGCCAGAGCTACGAGAACCAGGGCGGCTTCAACTTTGGAGGTTGGGGCGGCGGAGGCATGGGTGGCGGCATGGGCGGTGGTAGCGGTGGATGCTCTTCCAACATGGCGGGCGGCCTTATCGATACGGATGCCGGCTTCGAGATTACCGGCGGCGTTCTCCTCGCGTTCGGCAACTACTCGACCGACCTTCCCAAGTGCGCGACCGTCACCTACAACAACAGCAGTT
- a CDS encoding pyridoxamine 5'-phosphate oxidase family protein: MRRKDREVLGDENIAKIIEQCTTCHIAMEDDANAGVPYVIPMSFGYSLKDDVLELYFHCAHVGKKLGCIRKNPNVAFSMCVENRIEIHEDVYCKSGRFYASVVGQGKAEIVEDSAEKCHGLSLLMERQAAGTAHGSSSAQSAKTGAVYARGPAQV, from the coding sequence ATGCGGCGCAAGGATAGAGAAGTTTTAGGCGACGAGAATATCGCAAAGATTATCGAGCAGTGTACGACATGCCACATTGCGATGGAGGACGATGCGAATGCGGGCGTGCCCTACGTGATTCCGATGTCGTTCGGGTATAGCCTGAAGGATGACGTTCTGGAACTGTACTTCCACTGCGCGCATGTCGGCAAGAAACTCGGCTGCATCCGCAAGAATCCGAATGTCGCATTCAGCATGTGCGTCGAGAACCGCATCGAGATTCACGAGGACGTTTATTGCAAGAGCGGGCGCTTTTACGCGAGCGTTGTCGGGCAGGGCAAGGCTGAAATCGTCGAGGATAGCGCCGAGAAATGCCACGGGCTCTCGCTCCTGATGGAACGGCAAGCTGCAGGCACCGCGCACGGTTCAAGTTCCGCGCAGTCCGCAAAAACCGGCGCAGTCTACGCACGCGGCCCCGCACAAGTTTGA
- the pheS gene encoding phenylalanine--tRNA ligase subunit alpha, with the protein MSEAINNVKQAFDAELAQTDLTNQEAVNNLRVKYLGKKGAVTDLMKQMGSLSAEERPAYGKLVNELKVAVSEAIDKAIETANQAALQKKLESGFVDTTLPGAGIPAGSTHPLYDVREEIIDFFSQMGFEVDFGRDIETDWYNFEALNTPPDHPSRDMQDTFYVDDKVMLRTHTSGTQIHYMETHKPPFRMIAPGHVFRVDNDATHAPMFQQCEGLVVDENISFADLKGVLQVFMNKLFGEGVKTRFRPSFFPFTEPSAEMDVSCVFCGGKGCRRCKGTGWMEIGGCGSVDPNVFKNCGIDSEKYTGFAFGFGLDRIAMLRHAIPEIGLLTSNDQRFLSQF; encoded by the coding sequence ATGAGTGAAGCTATTAACAATGTGAAGCAGGCGTTTGACGCAGAACTTGCGCAAACCGACCTTACGAACCAAGAAGCCGTCAACAACCTCCGCGTGAAGTACCTGGGCAAGAAGGGTGCCGTCACCGACCTCATGAAGCAGATGGGGAGCTTGAGCGCCGAGGAACGTCCGGCTTACGGCAAGCTCGTGAACGAACTTAAGGTCGCCGTCTCCGAGGCAATCGACAAGGCTATCGAGACTGCGAACCAGGCCGCCCTCCAGAAGAAGCTGGAAAGTGGCTTTGTAGATACCACGCTCCCGGGCGCAGGCATTCCGGCGGGCAGCACGCATCCGCTTTACGACGTGCGCGAAGAGATTATCGACTTCTTCAGCCAGATGGGTTTCGAAGTGGACTTCGGTCGCGACATCGAGACGGACTGGTACAACTTCGAGGCGCTCAATACGCCTCCTGACCACCCGAGCCGCGACATGCAGGACACGTTCTACGTGGACGACAAGGTGATGTTGCGTACGCATACCTCCGGCACGCAGATTCACTACATGGAAACGCACAAGCCGCCGTTCCGCATGATTGCTCCGGGCCACGTGTTCCGCGTCGATAACGATGCGACCCACGCCCCGATGTTCCAGCAGTGCGAAGGCCTCGTGGTCGACGAGAACATCAGTTTTGCAGACCTCAAGGGTGTGCTGCAGGTGTTCATGAACAAGCTGTTCGGCGAAGGCGTCAAGACGCGTTTCCGCCCGAGTTTCTTCCCCTTCACGGAGCCCAGCGCCGAAATGGACGTGAGCTGCGTGTTCTGCGGTGGCAAGGGTTGCCGTCGCTGCAAGGGAACCGGCTGGATGGAAATCGGCGGTTGCGGTTCCGTGGACCCGAACGTGTTCAAGAACTGCGGCATCGATTCCGAGAAGTACACGGGCTTTGCATTCGGCTTCGGTCTCGACCGTATCGCCATGCTCCGCCACGCGATTCCGGAAATTGGCCTCCTGACGAGCAACGACCAGAGATTCCTGAGCCAGTTTTAG
- a CDS encoding mannose-1-phosphate guanylyltransferase/mannose-6-phosphate isomerase → MINLILCGGSGTRLWPVSRSLMPKQFAPLFDGQSLFRKTVVTNAAVCESQFIVSNADQFFLAKDQLEAEGQTGSKFLLEPVGRNTAPAIALACLTMNPETIVLVSPSDHVIRKKEEYKKVLLRAQELAEAGNLVTFGITPTSPETGYGYIEADGENVKRFVEKPDLATAEKYLLAGNFYWNSGIFCFKAKTFLAELGKYSPEMLATAQKALANATIEDGEPIRINRDDMLAIPSNSIDYAVMEKSKKVKVVPSDIGWSDLGSFDSLYGEYPHDDNGNNVNPRHIAVGSKNSLVMGTQRAIATIDLDKMLIVDTPDALLVAPLSSSQKVKKVVEELKQRGSDLINVPQTVIRPWGTYSVLESTERYKMKRIVVKPGKRLSLQKHLHRSEHWVVVSGTATVTVGDKVFYVRPNESTYIPMGEVHRLQNEGRLPLVIVEVQVGEYTGEDDIIRVEDDFHRCK, encoded by the coding sequence ATGATTAACCTTATCCTTTGTGGCGGTTCGGGCACGCGCCTCTGGCCCGTGAGCCGTTCCCTGATGCCCAAGCAGTTTGCCCCGCTCTTTGACGGGCAGTCCCTGTTCCGCAAGACGGTCGTCACGAACGCTGCCGTCTGCGAGTCGCAGTTTATCGTTTCGAATGCAGACCAGTTCTTCCTCGCGAAGGACCAGCTCGAGGCCGAAGGACAGACCGGCAGCAAGTTCCTGCTGGAACCCGTGGGCCGCAACACCGCACCCGCGATTGCGCTTGCCTGCCTTACCATGAACCCGGAAACCATCGTGCTCGTTTCTCCGTCGGATCACGTGATCCGCAAGAAGGAAGAGTACAAGAAGGTGCTTCTCCGTGCGCAGGAACTCGCCGAGGCGGGTAACCTCGTGACGTTCGGCATCACGCCCACGAGCCCCGAGACGGGTTACGGCTACATCGAGGCCGACGGCGAGAACGTGAAGCGCTTTGTGGAAAAGCCCGACTTGGCGACCGCCGAGAAGTACCTGCTCGCAGGCAACTTCTACTGGAACAGCGGCATCTTCTGCTTCAAGGCGAAGACCTTCCTCGCGGAACTTGGCAAGTATTCCCCGGAGATGCTCGCCACCGCACAGAAGGCGCTCGCCAACGCGACCATCGAGGATGGCGAACCCATCCGCATCAACCGCGACGACATGCTTGCCATTCCGAGCAACTCCATCGACTACGCCGTGATGGAGAAGTCCAAGAAGGTGAAGGTCGTGCCGAGCGACATCGGCTGGAGCGACCTCGGAAGCTTTGATAGTTTGTATGGGGAATACCCGCACGACGATAACGGCAACAACGTGAACCCGCGCCACATCGCGGTGGGCTCGAAGAATTCTCTCGTGATGGGCACTCAGCGCGCTATCGCCACGATCGACCTCGACAAGATGCTCATCGTCGACACTCCGGATGCATTGCTGGTCGCCCCGCTTAGCAGCAGCCAGAAGGTGAAGAAGGTGGTGGAAGAGCTCAAACAGCGCGGCTCCGACCTCATCAACGTGCCGCAGACGGTGATCCGTCCGTGGGGTACTTACTCCGTGCTCGAATCCACCGAACGCTACAAGATGAAGCGCATCGTGGTGAAGCCGGGCAAGCGCCTTAGCCTGCAGAAGCACCTGCACCGTTCCGAACACTGGGTCGTGGTGAGCGGTACTGCTACCGTGACTGTCGGCGACAAGGTGTTCTACGTGCGTCCGAACGAGTCGACCTACATCCCGATGGGCGAGGTGCACCGCCTCCAGAACGAAGGCCGCCTCCCGCTCGTGATCGTGGAAGTCCAGGTGGGCGAGTACACCGGCGAAGACGACATCATCCGCGTGGAAGACGACTTCCACCGCTGCAAATAA
- a CDS encoding polysaccharide biosynthesis/export family protein, producing MKKLNLLLAGVALVLGGCSLGPHMRMTVPEGDAEGSAEYNGIKVVVHSIEKGDFGTGTTATGDSSKSDFGDLAELIVDSLPSLEYRIGPLDMVQVVVWEHPELTSPMGQYQPAGQRVTTDGTLFYPYAGEIKAAGLTAQELRTEITKRLSDKILNDPQVDVRVTGYNSLKAFVSGAVNKPGYIAFNELPMTIPAAIAGVGGFAEEADPAGMQLRRGDKVYNINYLDAFKANLPLDKILLKPDDQIFIPALSETQKENRVFVMGEVARTGAVNVNQGKLSLVEALAAAGGLQTTYASSKSIYVIRNTSEKQIDVYHLNAKNAMALAMAERFNLNSRDVVYVDASDLGTWNRLVNLILPTASIINYGASTTRNIELISRDGW from the coding sequence ATGAAAAAGTTGAATCTTTTGCTTGCCGGTGTGGCTCTTGTCCTGGGCGGCTGTTCGCTTGGCCCCCACATGCGGATGACTGTCCCGGAAGGTGATGCGGAAGGCTCCGCAGAATATAACGGAATCAAGGTGGTTGTTCACTCTATCGAAAAGGGCGATTTTGGCACGGGCACGACTGCTACCGGTGATTCTTCGAAGTCGGATTTCGGTGACCTCGCCGAACTGATTGTGGATTCCCTGCCGAGTCTTGAATACCGTATCGGTCCTCTGGACATGGTTCAGGTGGTTGTCTGGGAACACCCGGAACTTACCTCCCCGATGGGCCAGTACCAGCCTGCCGGCCAGCGCGTGACGACTGATGGCACGCTATTCTACCCCTATGCTGGCGAGATTAAGGCCGCGGGTCTTACGGCGCAGGAACTCCGTACCGAAATCACGAAGCGTCTTTCTGACAAGATCTTGAACGACCCGCAGGTCGACGTGCGCGTGACGGGCTACAACAGCCTCAAGGCGTTTGTCTCCGGTGCGGTGAACAAACCGGGCTACATCGCATTCAATGAACTGCCGATGACTATCCCCGCAGCGATTGCCGGTGTAGGTGGCTTTGCCGAAGAGGCCGACCCTGCCGGAATGCAGCTTCGCCGTGGTGACAAGGTGTACAACATCAACTACCTCGATGCGTTCAAGGCGAACCTTCCGCTCGACAAGATTCTGCTCAAGCCCGACGACCAGATTTTCATTCCGGCGCTCAGCGAGACCCAGAAGGAAAATCGCGTGTTCGTGATGGGCGAAGTCGCAAGGACTGGCGCCGTGAACGTGAACCAGGGTAAGCTCTCGCTCGTCGAGGCATTGGCTGCGGCTGGTGGCCTGCAGACGACATATGCGTCTTCTAAGTCTATTTATGTTATCCGTAACACTTCGGAAAAGCAGATTGACGTGTACCACCTGAATGCGAAGAACGCGATGGCGCTCGCGATGGCCGAACGCTTCAACCTGAATTCGCGCGATGTTGTCTATGTCGATGCTTCCGATCTTGGTACGTGGAACCGTCTCGTGAATTTGATCTTGCCTACGGCATCGATCATAAACTACGGGGCTAGCACGACTCGTAACATTGAGCTGATTTCTAGAGATGGGTGGTAA
- a CDS encoding low molecular weight protein-tyrosine-phosphatase → MKNILVVCTGNICRSPTGEYLLKKELGEGFNVMSAGLGALVDHPAHEISQKIAMQHGIDMSAHRARQINLDILKWADLVLVMENGHKTELQRRYPEFGDKVHRYGEAQQVDIPDPYRRPENAFVLAWNFISKLTPYWVEKIKQSEAQ, encoded by the coding sequence ATGAAAAACATTCTAGTCGTTTGTACAGGCAACATCTGCCGCAGTCCTACGGGGGAATACCTCCTGAAAAAGGAACTGGGCGAGGGCTTTAACGTGATGAGTGCCGGGCTTGGTGCCCTGGTGGACCATCCTGCCCATGAAATCAGCCAGAAAATTGCCATGCAGCACGGAATCGACATGAGTGCACACCGTGCACGCCAGATAAACTTGGATATCCTCAAGTGGGCGGATCTGGTTCTCGTGATGGAAAACGGTCACAAGACCGAACTCCAGCGCCGTTACCCGGAATTCGGGGACAAGGTTCACCGTTATGGCGAAGCCCAGCAGGTCGATATTCCCGACCCGTACCGCCGCCCGGAAAATGCGTTCGTGCTGGCCTGGAATTTTATTTCGAAACTTACGCCCTATTGGGTTGAAAAAATCAAACAGAGCGAGGCTCAATAA
- the rfbC gene encoding dTDP-4-dehydrorhamnose 3,5-epimerase: MGKFNFIKTSIEGVTIVEPTVYGDHRGYFMETYNKAEFDAAGLDMVFVQDNESRSKKGVLRGLHFQKKNPQGKLVRVIEGEVFDVAVDLRKGSPTFGKWEGVTLSAENKKQFYIPEGFAHGFVVLSETATFVYKCTRLYDPKDEGGLMWNDPEIGIKWPVGNGFEPLLSEKDTKNPALKDLGFAFEL; the protein is encoded by the coding sequence ATGGGAAAGTTTAACTTTATCAAAACCTCTATCGAGGGCGTAACAATCGTTGAACCGACGGTCTATGGCGACCATCGCGGCTATTTTATGGAAACCTACAACAAGGCGGAATTCGATGCAGCCGGCCTGGATATGGTTTTCGTACAAGATAACGAATCCCGCAGCAAGAAGGGAGTTCTCCGCGGACTGCATTTCCAAAAGAAGAATCCGCAGGGCAAGCTCGTCCGCGTGATCGAAGGCGAAGTCTTTGACGTGGCCGTAGACCTCCGCAAGGGCAGCCCCACATTCGGCAAGTGGGAAGGCGTTACGCTTTCCGCCGAAAACAAGAAGCAGTTCTACATTCCCGAAGGCTTTGCCCACGGTTTTGTAGTTCTCAGCGAAACGGCTACCTTCGTGTACAAGTGCACCCGCCTCTACGATCCCAAGGACGAAGGCGGTCTTATGTGGAACGATCCTGAAATCGGCATCAAGTGGCCGGTCGGCAACGGATTCGAGCCCCTCCTCTCCGAAAAGGACACGAAGAATCCGGCGCTTAAGGACCTGGGCTTCGCCTTTGAACTGTAA
- a CDS encoding dTDP-glucose 4,6-dehydratase, whose product MKNIVITGGAGFIGSHVVRLFVNKYPEYKIINLDKLTYAGNLANLKDIENKPNYKFVKMDICDFDAFYKLMQDEHVDGIIHLAAESHVDRSIKDPFTFAKTNVMGTLSLLQAAKLYWESLPEKYEGKRFYHISTDEVYGALKMNHPEGITPPFTTTASSSEHHLAYGDDFFYETTKYTPHSPYSASKAGSDHFVRAFHDTYGMPTIVTNCSNNYGPYQFPEKLIPLFINNIRHKKPLPVYGKGENVRDWLFVEDHARAIDVIFHNGKIAETYNIGGFNEWKNIDIIKVVIKTVDKLLGRAEGEDMNLITYVTDRLGHDARYAIDSTKLQKELGWEPSLQFEEGIEKTVRWYLDNQEWLDNITSGDYEKYYEKMYGNR is encoded by the coding sequence ATGAAGAATATCGTCATTACCGGCGGTGCAGGCTTTATCGGGAGCCACGTGGTTCGCCTGTTCGTGAACAAGTACCCGGAATACAAGATTATCAACCTCGATAAGCTTACCTATGCGGGCAACCTCGCGAACCTCAAGGATATCGAGAACAAGCCGAATTACAAGTTCGTGAAGATGGACATCTGCGACTTTGACGCGTTCTACAAGCTCATGCAGGATGAGCATGTCGACGGTATCATCCACCTCGCGGCAGAAAGCCACGTGGACCGCTCCATCAAGGACCCGTTCACGTTTGCGAAGACGAACGTCATGGGAACTTTGAGCCTGCTTCAGGCTGCGAAGCTCTACTGGGAATCCTTGCCCGAAAAGTACGAGGGCAAGCGCTTCTACCACATCTCTACCGACGAAGTCTATGGCGCCCTCAAGATGAACCACCCGGAAGGCATTACGCCCCCGTTCACCACGACGGCTTCCAGCTCCGAGCATCACCTGGCCTACGGCGACGACTTCTTCTACGAGACCACAAAGTACACGCCGCATTCTCCGTATTCTGCATCCAAGGCGGGCTCCGACCACTTTGTGCGCGCGTTCCACGACACCTACGGCATGCCGACGATTGTCACGAACTGCAGCAACAACTACGGTCCGTACCAGTTCCCCGAAAAGTTGATTCCGCTGTTCATCAACAACATCCGCCACAAGAAGCCGCTCCCGGTTTACGGCAAGGGCGAGAACGTTCGCGACTGGCTCTTCGTAGAAGACCACGCTCGCGCCATCGACGTGATTTTCCACAACGGCAAAATTGCCGAAACCTACAACATCGGCGGTTTCAACGAATGGAAGAACATCGACATCATCAAGGTCGTCATCAAGACAGTCGATAAGCTGCTCGGCCGCGCGGAAGGCGAGGACATGAACCTCATCACCTACGTGACGGACCGCCTAGGCCACGACGCCCGCTACGCCATCGACTCCACCAAGCTCCAGAAGGAACTCGGCTGGGAACCGTCCCTGCAGTTCGAAGAAGGCATCGAGAAGACGGTGCGCTGGTACCTCGACAACCAGGAATGGCTCGACAACATCACCAGCGGCGACTACGAAAAGTATTACGAAAAAATGTACGGGAATAGATAG
- the miaA gene encoding tRNA (adenosine(37)-N6)-dimethylallyltransferase MiaA — translation MPILFAIAGATGIGKSRLSLDLAERFDAEIIGVDSRQIYTGFAIGTAQPSPAEMERVKHHMVNFLDPRETFSAGDFCRNVRELLEANPGRNYIAVGGTGLYLQSLMLGLPKIPKIEPGVRAGLEEKAVCEGLDSLFKTAQEVDPEAMAGVEKENAQRIIRILEVWQATGRKLSDWQKEREGGIGQIPVFWLQRSRENLYARINARVDKMMADGWLDEVHRLAKNVPLDAPAWQSLGYRELLQATSPADVARVVDEVKRKTRNYAKRQLTWFRWQIPSVSVDLETLANPYEYIVGQI, via the coding sequence ATGCCAATCCTCTTTGCAATCGCCGGAGCCACGGGAATAGGGAAGTCGCGCCTTTCGCTCGACCTCGCGGAACGATTCGATGCCGAAATAATCGGGGTGGATTCGCGCCAGATATACACGGGCTTCGCGATAGGGACGGCACAGCCTTCACCTGCAGAAATGGAGCGGGTGAAACACCACATGGTAAACTTCCTTGACCCGCGGGAAACTTTTTCGGCGGGGGATTTTTGCAGGAACGTGCGCGAACTGCTGGAAGCAAATCCCGGCAGGAACTACATTGCGGTTGGCGGTACGGGACTTTACCTGCAGTCGCTGATGCTCGGGCTCCCGAAAATCCCGAAGATAGAGCCGGGTGTGCGTGCAGGCCTTGAAGAAAAAGCTGTCTGCGAAGGTCTTGATAGTTTGTTCAAAACTGCGCAGGAAGTAGACCCCGAGGCGATGGCCGGAGTCGAGAAGGAAAACGCCCAGCGCATCATCCGCATACTGGAAGTGTGGCAGGCGACGGGCCGCAAGCTTTCGGACTGGCAAAAGGAACGCGAGGGCGGTATCGGGCAGATTCCCGTCTTCTGGCTCCAGCGTTCGCGCGAAAACCTGTACGCCCGCATCAATGCCCGCGTGGACAAGATGATGGCGGATGGCTGGCTCGATGAGGTTCACCGCCTTGCAAAGAACGTGCCGCTCGATGCTCCCGCATGGCAGAGTCTCGGGTACCGTGAACTCCTGCAGGCGACATCACCTGCGGATGTGGCGCGGGTTGTCGATGAGGTCAAACGCAAGACCCGCAACTACGCGAAACGCCAGCTGACATGGTTCCGCTGGCAAATTCCCTCTGTTTCCGTGGATTTGGAAACTCTCGCGAACCCGTACGAGTATATCGTAGGCCAGATTTAA
- a CDS encoding divergent polysaccharide deacetylase family protein — protein MKNAKHIIAIFIVLGVLATAAYLLPKSDIESLWAKSDTPAEEIADTTVSVQDTTPFIDRMKADIGVIQAQFSRRKKRDVWTLGNGTTIIRYLLQAKRFIDKNNGKVLYMEELFNDNDAFQSANLDALSPDGDTLRINLQISRNIFRDNASYLSVSFQITGEAFQQKRIMPEIIAALNSLDYPYDLLITPFDMPKGFYPDLDKIKNKELVLWLLMESNSLDSRHKNMRAIRSYLTEDQISEIIADAKTLVPSANGIATRFADKAVEHKPLLQAVLNAAKAHQLWFADLSGNSKSKVSDVCPEVGMNCKIITPYNPSNSSIDDFVHKKLRGAARSGMAAIILPLTLESVQKVKTLKEKTTAQGTTLINLSTFMNTNKE, from the coding sequence ATGAAAAACGCAAAGCATATAATCGCCATATTTATTGTTCTCGGGGTACTCGCTACGGCAGCCTACCTACTCCCCAAGAGCGATATCGAAAGTTTATGGGCGAAGAGCGATACTCCGGCAGAAGAAATTGCAGACACGACCGTTTCCGTACAGGACACCACGCCGTTTATCGACCGCATGAAGGCAGACATAGGCGTTATCCAGGCGCAGTTCTCCCGCCGGAAAAAGCGCGACGTGTGGACTCTCGGGAACGGAACCACGATTATCCGCTACCTGTTGCAGGCGAAGCGGTTCATCGACAAGAACAACGGGAAGGTCCTCTACATGGAGGAGCTTTTCAACGACAACGACGCGTTCCAGTCTGCAAACCTGGACGCGCTCTCCCCCGATGGCGATACGCTCCGGATAAACCTGCAAATATCACGCAACATATTCCGCGACAACGCATCGTACCTTTCAGTCTCGTTCCAGATAACCGGAGAAGCTTTCCAGCAAAAAAGAATTATGCCCGAAATCATCGCGGCGCTCAATTCGCTCGACTACCCCTACGACCTGCTGATAACCCCGTTCGACATGCCGAAGGGCTTCTACCCCGACCTGGACAAGATAAAGAACAAAGAACTCGTACTGTGGCTCCTCATGGAATCGAACAGCCTTGACAGCAGGCACAAGAACATGCGCGCCATCCGCAGTTACCTCACGGAAGACCAGATTTCAGAAATCATTGCGGACGCCAAGACGCTCGTACCCTCGGCAAACGGGATAGCCACGCGATTCGCCGACAAGGCAGTCGAACACAAGCCGCTGCTGCAGGCGGTACTCAACGCAGCGAAGGCACACCAGCTGTGGTTTGCTGACCTTTCGGGCAACAGCAAGTCCAAGGTTTCGGACGTCTGCCCCGAAGTGGGCATGAACTGCAAGATTATCACGCCCTACAACCCCTCGAACAGCAGCATTGACGACTTCGTCCACAAGAAACTCCGCGGGGCGGCAAGGAGCGGCATGGCGGCAATCATTCTCCCCCTCACGCTCGAGAGCGTCCAGAAAGTCAAGACATTGAAAGAAAAAACGACCGCGCAGGGTACCACGCTCATAAATTTATCTACCTTTATGAACACCAACAAGGAGTAG